AGGGACGGCAGCCGGAAGCGTGGCAACTACCGCACCAGCAGCACCGACTGAGGAAATCGTCTTTCCGGCGTCGGCAACCGTCAGCGTGGTATCTTCCGTAATCGTCATCACACCGCTGTTAGTGAGCGATGGAATGAGTTCAACCCGACAGGTCGTGTCTGCCGCCTCCTGGTCCCCCACGAACTTACCATAGGGCGTGGCACCAGCTGCAGACATCTGCCAGCCGGTCCCATCGTCCAGGCGGTATGCCAACTCGCCATCCACGGTGGCAGCGCCGGTTACCTTCGGGACCTCCCAAACGCCTTCCGTGTCGATCGAGCCCTTCTGATCGGCGGCCAGGTCGGAGGGTACAAACCCGAACCGCTTGCCCACCAGCACTTCCGTGCCGGCAGACGTCGCCTCGGTGGGCGTGTATTTGACATACCGCCCTTCAGTCTTAAACGTTCCC
The sequence above is a segment of the Gimesia algae genome. Coding sequences within it:
- a CDS encoding DUF2190 family protein; its protein translation is MGTFKTEGRYVKYTPTEATSAGTEVLVGKRFGFVPSDLAADQKGSIDTEGVWEVPKVTGAATVDGELAYRLDDGTGWQMSAAGATPYGKFVGDQEAADTTCRVELIPSLTNSGVMTITEDTTLTVADAGKTISSVGAAGAVVATLPAAVPGLEFDFYVGAAQMLRPKAAGTDVIGLPSTGVAGSAGEYIEANAVGETVRLKCMVAGVWSPIGYSGTWAHQT